tccctgtttattcagggtgagggtcactcactgtgtaactgtacagagtccctgtttattcagggtgagggtcactcactgtgtaactgtacagagtccctgtttattcagggtgagggtcactcactgtgtaactgtacagagtccctgtttattcagggtgagggtcactcactgtgtaactgtacagagtccctgtttattcagggtgagggtcactcactgtaactgtacagagtccctgtttattcagggtgagggtcactcactgtaactgtacagagtccctgtttattcagggtgagggtcactcactgtaactgtacagagtccctgtttattcagggtgagggtcactcactgtgtaactgtgcagagtccctgtttattcagggtgagggtcactcactgtgtaactgtacagagtccctgtttattcagggtgagggtcactcactgtgtaactgtacagagtccctgtttattcagggtgatggtcactcactgtgtaactgtacagagtccctgtttattcagggtgagggtcactcactgtgtaactgtacagagtccctgtttattcagggtgatggtcactcactgtgtaactgtacagagtccctgtttattcagggcgagggtcactcactgtgtaactgtacagagtccctgtttattcagggtgagggtcactcactgtgtaactgtacagagtctctgtttattcagggtgagggtcactcactgtgtaactgtacagagtccctgtttattcagggtgaggatcactcactgtgtaactgtacagagtccctgtttattcagggtgagggtcactcactgtgtaactgtacagagtctctgtttattcagggtgagggtcactcgctgtgtaactgtacagagtccctgtttattcagggtgagggtcactcactgtgtaactgcacagagtccctgtttattcagggtgagggtctctcactgtgtaactgcacagagtccctgtttattcagggtgagggtcactcactgtgtaactgtacagagtccctgtttattcagggtgagggtcactcactgtgtaactgtacagagtccctgtttattcagggtgagggtcactcactgtgcaactgtacagagtccctgtttattcagggtgagggtcactcgctgtgtaactgtacagagtccctgtttattcagggtgagggtcactcactgtgtaactgtacagagtccctgtttattcagggtgagggtcactcgctgtgtaactgtacagagtccctgtttattcagggtgagggtcactcgctgtgtaactgtacagagtccctgtttattcagggtgagggtcactcgctgtgtaactgtacagagtccctgtttattcagggtgagggtcactcactgtgtaactgtacagagtccctgtttattcagggtgagggtcactcgctgtgtaactgtacagagtccctgtttattcagggtgagggtcactcactgtgtaactgtacagagtccctgtttattcagggtgagggtcactcactgtgtaactgtacagagtccctgtttattcagggtgagggtcactcactgtgtaactgtacagagtccctgtttattcagggtgagggtcactcgctgtgtaactgtacagagtccctgtttattcagggtgagggtcactcactgtgtaactggacagagtccctgtttattcagggtgagggtcactcactgtgtaactgtacagagtccctgtttattcagggtgagggtcactcactgtgtaactgtacagagtcccagtttattcagggtgagggtcactcactgtgtaactgtacagagtcactgtttattcagggtgagggtcactcactgtgtaactgtacagagtccctgtttattcagggtgagggtcactcactgtgtaactgtacagagtccctgtttattcagggtgagggtcactcactgtgtaactgtacagagtccctgtttattcagggtgagggtcactcactgtgtaactgtacagagtctctgtttattcagggtgagggtcactcgctgtgtaactgtacagagtccctgtttattcagggtgagggtcactcactgtgtaactgtacagagtccctgtttattcagggtgagggtcactcactgtgtaactgtacagagtccctgtttattcagggtgagggtcactcgctgtgcaactgtacagagtccctgtttattcagggtgagggtcactcgctgtgtaactgtacagagtccctgtttattcagggtgagggtcactcactgtgtaactgtacagagtccctgtttattcagggtgagggtcactcactgtgtaactgtacagagtccctgtttattcagggtgagggtcactcactgtgtaactgtacagagtccctgtttattcagggtgagggtcactcactgtgtaactgtacagagtccctgtttattcagggtgagggtcactcactgtgtaactgtacagagtccctgtttattcagggtgagggtcactcactgtgtaactgtacagagtccctgtttattcagggtgagggtcactcactgtgtaactgtacagagtccctgtttattcagggtgagggtcactcgctgtgtaactgtacagagtccctgtttattcagggtgagggtcactctccgtgtaactgtacagagtctctgcttattcagggtgagggtcactcactgtgtaactgtacagagtcactgtttattcagggtgagggtcactcactgtgtaactgtacagagtccctgtttattcagggtgagggtcactcactgtgtaactgtacagagtccctgtttattcagggtgagggtcactcactgtgtaactgtacagagtcactgtttattcagggtgagggtcactcgctgtgtaactgtacagagtccctgtttattcagggtgagggtcactcactgtgtaactgtacagagtcactgtttattcagggtgagggtcactcactgtgtaactgtacagagtccctgtttattcagggtgagggtcactcactgtgtaactgtacagagtccctgtttattcagggtgagggtcactcactgtgtaactgtacagagtcactgtttattcagggtgagggtcactcactgtgtaactgtacagagtccctgtttattcagggtgagggtcactcactgtgtaactgtacatagtccctgtttattcagggtgagggtcactcgctgtgtaactgtacagagtcactgtttattcagggtgagggtcactcactgtgtaactgtacagagtccctgtttattcagggtgagggtcactcactgtgtaactgtacagagtccctgtttattcagggtgaaggtcactcactgtgtaactgtacagagtccctgtttattcagggcgatggtcactcactgtgtaactgtacagagtccctgtttattcagggtgagggtcactcactaactgtacagagtccctgtttattcagggtgagggtcactcactgtgtaactgtacagagtccctgtttattcagggtgagggtcactcactgtgtaactgtacagagtccctgtttattcagggtgagggtcactcactgtgtaactgtacagagtccctgtttattcagggtgagggtcactcgctgtgtaactgtacagagtccctgtttattcagggtgagggtcactcactgtgtaactgtacagagtccctgtttattcgggACGCGTTAACCCTAACCCTCTCCCCTCGCCAAACGCGCGCCCACTCACCTGCGCACTCGTGGGCATCGCTCGCTGTGGCCCTCTGCCACGGACGGTCGCGGTAAAACCTTTGGCACTCCTGGCACTCGCGCCCGGCCGTCTGGTGCCTGCAGTCGCAGCGGGCCGCGCCCTCCCCGTTGGCGCCCGACCGGGGGCAGCGCGAGGCGTGACCGTTGCATTTGCAGCGGCCGCGCGCCTGGAAGTCGGAGACGGAGTAGTAGGGgcggcggggaggaggggagggggcgccGGAGCGGGCGAGGGAGGCGCCCGGGCGCCCGCCGGGCGGGCGCAGGCCGCTGAAGACCACCCGGAGGTGGGTCGCCGTCACCCATTCGCGCAGGAGGGGGCTGGAGTCCAGGCGGGCGGCCGTGACTCCCGCCCTGAagctcaccgcccctcccccggcgGGGCGAGGGCGGCTGTGGGCCCCCGTGCAGCGCGCCCGCCCCGCGGCCCCCCTCGCCCGCTCGGGCCGCCCGTAGACGTCCCGGCAGCGGGCGGAGTGGAAGCTGAGGGGCGCCCAGCTCCTGCCCCCGTCCCCCGACTTGTAAATGGCCGTTGACTCCGGCAGAGCCGTGCAGAAACGCAGACTGACCCGGGAGAGCTCGTAGGCCCGCCCCAGCGGCAGGGTGAGGGTCACGGTCCGCGGGCGGCCCACTCCGTCGCCGCTCCCCCTCGGCCCCCCCTCCGACTGCCAGCACGTGGGGCTCCCCGGGTCGTGGGGGTCAGTCAGGAGGGAAGGCGGGTGGCGCCGGCCGGCGCCCTGGTCGTCGCAGAGCTGGCAGGCCGCGCCCGAGCCGGTCCCGCGTCGGGCGCCTATCTGGGAGGGGCGGCAGAAGAGGGCGGGGCCCCGCCCGCAGATGCTGGAAGCACGAACTGGGCGCCCCAGGGCGGCGTTGACTATCTCGGGCTCACAGCGACGGGCGAGTCCCGTCCCGTGGtagcaggggtccctgggagaccCCGCGGGGCGCGGGCGGCGTCCGTGGGCTCCCAGGGCGAGCAGGCAGGCGCAGAGCGGGAGGAGCGGGAGTCGTCGGCAGGCCATGGCGGCCTCGTCTCGCCTCGCCtgcggagagaaggtgagagttaGTGcgtggaggtcggggggggggggggtcaggggtccTGACCTCTGACCTCTCCCGTGACCctggggttcaaatccagcccaccgccaccccccaccccccccgccagacagagagagagagagagagggggagggagagagagagagggagggagagagagagagggagggagagagggagagagggagggagtgagtgagagagagggggacggagagagggagggagtgagtgagagggagggagagagagagagggagagagagagggagggagagagagagagagagggagagagagagagggagcgagggagagagacagagagagagtgtgagagagggggatggagagagggcgggagtgagagagagagagagagggagagggaggaagagagggagggagagagggagggagagagagagagagggagagagagagagagtgcgagagagggggacggagagagggagggagtgagagagagggagggagggagggagagagacggagggagaggggagtgggagagggagggagagagagggagggagagagagggagggagagagagagagggagagagggagggagagagagagagagagtgtgagagagggggatggagagagggcgggagtgagagagagggagagagggagagggaggaagagagggagggagagagggagggagagagagagagtgcgagagagggggacggagagagggagggagtgagagagagggagggagggagggagagatgagagggagagagagagtgtgagagagggggacggaaAGAGGgcggcagtgagagagagagagagggagggagggagggaggtagactgagagagagagggagaggggagagagagagagtgggagaggggagagggagggagggagggagggagtgggagggagggagggagagagtgggggagacggggagagggggaggtagggagcggggagggagggagggagagagggagggagacggggagggatagaggggtagagggggaggtagggagggagagagggagggagggagcgggagggagggagggagcgggagggagggagggagagagggagtgggggagacgcGGAGTGGGGtagtagggagggagagagggagctgtaCGGAGCAGCCTCCAGTCTTTATGCTGGGACTAACGGGGGGAGTTGAGAAGCCGAGGGGATAAACCGGGAGATTGGAATATCGGAGCCGACAAACAAGGACACGGACAAGGGAACAAGTTATCAAGGACGTAAAAAGGGAGCACGTAGTTTTTCCGATAAATAAATTACTTCGCAGCGAAATAAATCCATAAATTACTGAGGGCGACAAATGAGGTGACATGTTAGCGTTTGAGGGGAATGGGGACTTCCTGTTGATTATATCGCACCCCGTTTCCAGTGTCTCATCGGCTGAATgcagaatgggcctcctcctgttcctatagtaacaggctcgaggggctgaacgggcctcctcctgttcctatagtaacaggctcgaggggctgaacgggcctcctcctgttcctatagtaacaggctcgaggggctgaacgggcctcctcctgttcctatagtaacaggctcgaggggctgaacgggcctcctcctgttcctatagtaacaggctcgaggggcagaacgggcctcctcctgttcctatagtaacaggctcgaggggctgaacgggcctcctcctgttcctatagtaacagactcaaggggctgaatggcctcctcctgttcctgtgtaacaggctcgaggggctgaatgggcctcctcctgttcctatcgtaacaggctcgaggggctgaatggcctcctcctgttcctgtgtaacagactcaaggggctgaatggcctcctcctgttcctgtgtaacaggctcgaggggctgaatgggcctcctcctgttcctatcgtaacaggctcgagggggctgaatggcctcctcctgttcctatagtaacaggctcgaggggctgaatggcctcctcctgttcctatcgtaacaggctcgagggggctgaatggcctcctcctgttcctatagtaacaggctcgaggggctgaatggcctcctcctgttcctatagtaacaggctcgaggggctgaatggcctcctcctgttcctcccgagAACAGGTGAACCGCCAAGGGGTTTCGAGCTGACGATAACAGAGCTTAACCTCATCGAGCGACGGGGCTACGACAGATCTTATCAGCGACGCAAAGACAAATTAATAACAGGCCTGAAAGTCCCAGTCCCCGA
This DNA window, taken from Heptranchias perlo isolate sHepPer1 unplaced genomic scaffold, sHepPer1.hap1 HAP1_SCAFFOLD_642, whole genome shotgun sequence, encodes the following:
- the LOC137318079 gene encoding netrin-1-like, producing the protein MACRRLPLLPLCACLLALGAHGRRPRPAGSPRDPCYHGTGLARRCEPEIVNAALGRPVRASSICGRGPALFCRPSQIGARRGTGSGAACQLCDDQGAGRRHPPSLLTDPHDPGSPTCWQSEGGPRGSGDGVGRPRTVTLTLPLGRAYELSRVSLRFCTALPESTAIYKSGDGGRSWAPLSFHSARCRDVYGRPERARGAAGRARCTGAHSRPRPAGGGAVSFRAGVTAARLDSSPLLREWVTATHLRVVFSGLRPPGGRPGASLARSGAPSPPPRRPYYSVSDFQARGRCKCNGHASRCPRSGANGEGAARCDCRHQTAGRECQECQRFYRDRPWQRATASDAHECAACDCNRHSTRCRFSVALYEALGRTSGGVCLKCRHNTAGRHCHYCRDGYARDANKSLTHRKACKVIQARVTGSERQDNWWAFNITIRSVYKRPGGLLGRRGRRLWVPARDLDCGCPRLRAGRAYLLAGGPAGETDGRRGPLLADRRGVALPWRESWARRLRAYRQGQRRGACGRPGGAPTPWPGRASPSSAPLGGTPRGGEGRRTDGTPGPRSAGPVRGQGGLELHDVQRVNLI